Proteins encoded within one genomic window of Kibdelosporangium phytohabitans:
- the fusA gene encoding elongation factor G, translated as MALDVLTDLAKVRNIGIMAHIDAGKTTTTERILFYTGINYKIGEVHDGAATMDWMEQEQERGITITSAATTTYWADHQINIIDTPGHVDFTVEVERSLRVLDGAVAVFDGKEGVEPQSEQVWRQATKYDVPRICFVNKMDKLGADFYFTVRTISERLGAKPLPIQLPIGAENDFIGVVDLIHMRALTWRGEVKKGEDYAIEEIPADLAEKAAEYREQLIEAVAEVDDALMEKYLAGEELTVDEIKTGLRKITIERTAYPVLCGSAFKNKGVQPMLDAVIDYLPSPLDVPAVEGTLVDGETPAIRKPNTDEPFSALAFKIAVHPFFGKLTYIRVYSGQVNSGAQVINSTKERKERIGKLFQMHSNKENPVTEAIAGHIYAAIGLKDTTTGDTLCDPQQPIILESMTFPDPVIEVAVEPKTKADQEKLSTAIQKLAEEDPTFKVKQDEETGQTIIAGMGELHLDVLVDRMRREFKVEANIGKPQVAYRETIRKTVEKLDYTHKKQTGGSGQFAKVVVKLEPLATTDGALYEFENKVTGGRVPREYIPSVDQGAQDAMQYGVLAGYPLVGLKLTLLDGAYHEVDSSEMAFKIAGSMVLKEAAKLASPALLEPLMAVEVTTPEEYMGDVIGDLNSRRGQIQAMEERSGVRVVKALVPLSEMFGYVGDLRSRTQGRANYSMQFDSYAEVPTNVAKEIIAKATGE; from the coding sequence GTGGCACTCGACGTGCTCACCGACCTGGCCAAGGTCCGCAACATCGGGATCATGGCTCACATCGACGCGGGTAAAACCACGACGACGGAGCGGATCCTGTTCTACACCGGGATCAACTACAAGATCGGCGAGGTGCACGACGGCGCCGCGACGATGGACTGGATGGAGCAGGAGCAGGAGCGCGGCATCACGATCACGTCCGCCGCGACGACCACTTACTGGGCCGACCACCAGATCAACATCATCGACACGCCTGGCCACGTCGACTTCACCGTCGAGGTGGAGCGTTCGCTCCGCGTCCTCGACGGTGCCGTCGCGGTGTTCGACGGCAAGGAGGGTGTCGAGCCCCAGTCCGAGCAGGTCTGGCGGCAGGCCACCAAGTACGACGTCCCGCGGATCTGCTTCGTCAACAAGATGGACAAGCTCGGCGCGGACTTCTACTTCACCGTGCGCACCATCTCGGAGCGCCTCGGTGCCAAGCCGCTGCCGATCCAGCTGCCGATCGGTGCCGAGAACGACTTCATCGGCGTCGTCGACCTGATTCACATGCGCGCGCTGACCTGGCGCGGCGAGGTGAAGAAGGGCGAGGACTACGCCATCGAGGAGATCCCGGCCGACCTGGCCGAGAAGGCCGCGGAGTACCGCGAGCAGCTCATCGAGGCCGTCGCCGAGGTCGACGACGCGCTGATGGAGAAGTACCTCGCCGGTGAAGAGCTGACGGTCGACGAGATCAAGACGGGCCTCCGCAAGATCACCATCGAGCGGACCGCCTACCCCGTGCTCTGCGGCTCGGCGTTCAAGAACAAGGGTGTCCAGCCGATGCTGGACGCGGTGATCGACTACCTGCCGTCCCCGCTGGACGTGCCCGCGGTCGAGGGCACGCTGGTCGACGGCGAGACCCCGGCGATCAGGAAGCCGAACACCGACGAGCCGTTCTCGGCGCTGGCGTTCAAGATCGCCGTGCACCCGTTCTTCGGCAAGCTGACCTACATCCGGGTCTACTCCGGCCAGGTCAACTCCGGCGCCCAGGTGATCAACTCCACCAAGGAGCGCAAGGAGCGCATCGGGAAGCTCTTCCAGATGCACTCCAACAAGGAGAACCCGGTCACCGAGGCCATCGCGGGCCACATCTACGCCGCGATCGGCCTGAAGGACACCACGACCGGCGACACCCTGTGCGACCCGCAGCAGCCGATCATCCTCGAGTCGATGACCTTCCCCGACCCCGTGATCGAGGTCGCGGTCGAGCCGAAGACCAAGGCCGACCAGGAGAAGCTGTCGACCGCGATCCAGAAGCTGGCCGAGGAGGACCCCACCTTCAAGGTCAAGCAGGACGAGGAGACCGGCCAGACCATCATCGCGGGCATGGGCGAACTGCACCTCGACGTGCTGGTCGACCGGATGCGCCGCGAGTTCAAGGTCGAGGCCAACATCGGCAAGCCGCAGGTGGCCTACCGCGAGACCATCCGCAAGACGGTCGAGAAGCTGGACTACACCCACAAGAAGCAGACGGGTGGCTCCGGCCAGTTCGCGAAGGTCGTCGTCAAGCTGGAGCCGCTGGCCACCACGGACGGTGCGCTGTACGAGTTCGAGAACAAGGTCACTGGTGGCCGCGTTCCGCGTGAGTACATCCCGTCGGTGGACCAGGGCGCGCAGGACGCCATGCAGTACGGCGTGCTCGCGGGTTACCCGCTCGTCGGCCTGAAGCTGACCCTGCTCGACGGTGCCTACCACGAGGTCGACTCGTCGGAAATGGCGTTCAAGATCGCCGGTTCGATGGTGCTCAAGGAGGCCGCGAAGCTGGCCAGCCCGGCGCTGCTCGAGCCGCTGATGGCGGTCGAGGTGACCACCCCCGAGGAGTACATGGGTGACGTCATCGGTGACCTGAACTCCCGCCGTGGCCAGATCCAGGCCATGGAGGAGCGCAGTGGCGTGCGTGTCGTGAAGGCACTCGTTCCGCTGTCGGAGATGTTCGGCTACGTGGGTGACCTGCGGTCGCGTACCCAGGGCCGCGCGAACTACTCCATGCAGTTCGACTCCTACGCCGAGGTTCCCACGAACGTGGCGAAGGAGATCATCGCAAAGGCGACGGGGGAATAA
- the rpsG gene encoding 30S ribosomal protein S7: MPRKGPAPKRPLISDPVYSSPLVTQLINKVLKDGKRSVAEKIVYGALEGAREKTSTDPVVTLKRALDNVKPAIEVKPRRVGGATYQVPIEVKPGRSTTLALRWLVSYSRSRREKTMVERLMNELLDASNGLGASVKRREDTHKMAESNKAFAHYRW, encoded by the coding sequence ATGCCACGCAAGGGACCGGCCCCGAAGCGGCCGTTGATCTCCGACCCGGTCTACAGCTCCCCGCTGGTCACTCAGCTGATCAACAAGGTGCTGAAGGACGGCAAGCGCTCCGTCGCCGAGAAGATCGTCTACGGCGCGCTCGAGGGCGCCCGTGAGAAGACGAGCACCGACCCGGTGGTCACGCTCAAGCGTGCGCTCGACAACGTGAAGCCGGCCATCGAGGTCAAGCCCCGTCGCGTCGGTGGCGCCACCTACCAGGTGCCGATCGAGGTCAAGCCCGGTCGCAGCACCACCCTCGCGCTGCGCTGGCTGGTCAGCTACTCCCGCAGCCGTCGTGAGAAGACCATGGTCGAGCGCCTCATGAACGAGTTGCTCGACGCGAGCAACGGACTTGGGGCGAGCGTCAAGCGCCGCGAGGACACGCACAAGATGGCCGAGTCCAACAAGGCCTTCGCCCACTACCGCTGGTGA
- the rpsL gene encoding 30S ribosomal protein S12, with product MPTIQQLVRKGRQDKVAKTKTAALKGSPQRRGVCTRVYTTTPKKPNSALRKVARVKLTSGIEVTAYIPGEGHNLQEHSMVLVRGGRVKDLPGVRYKIIRGSLDTQGVKNRKQARSRYGAKKEKG from the coding sequence ATGCCCACGATCCAGCAGCTGGTCCGTAAGGGCCGCCAGGACAAGGTCGCCAAGACCAAGACCGCGGCGCTCAAGGGGAGCCCGCAGCGGCGCGGAGTGTGCACGCGTGTGTACACCACCACGCCCAAGAAGCCGAACTCGGCGCTGCGCAAGGTCGCCCGTGTCAAGTTGACCAGCGGCATCGAGGTCACCGCCTACATCCCGGGCGAGGGCCACAACCTCCAGGAGCACTCGATGGTGCTCGTGCGTGGTGGCCGTGTGAAGGACCTCCCGGGTGTCCGCTACAAGATCATCCGCGGCTCGCTGGACACGCAGGGCGTGAAGAACCGCAAGCAGGCGCGTAGCCGCTACGGCGCGAAGAAGGAGAAGGGCTGA
- a CDS encoding YbaB/EbfC family nucleoid-associated protein, with the protein MSRGHRALSEPDFDAERLAERNAELRRQVDHMTDEVRRRTEGLKQAQARMAALTGAARSGDGVVQAKVDMTGQLTELTLGEEAFQRGTPQALAAEITRVIREATAGVRTEVRREVSRFTPDEDLVDLPDLVPGAPSLRDLFTAGPPDDDRDQQMFRRD; encoded by the coding sequence GTGAGCCGGGGGCACAGGGCCTTGTCCGAGCCGGATTTCGACGCCGAGCGCCTGGCCGAGCGCAACGCGGAGCTGCGCCGCCAGGTCGACCACATGACGGATGAGGTGCGCCGCCGTACCGAGGGCCTCAAGCAGGCACAGGCACGGATGGCCGCGCTGACCGGTGCGGCGCGCTCGGGCGACGGCGTGGTGCAGGCCAAAGTGGACATGACGGGTCAGCTGACCGAGCTGACGCTCGGCGAGGAGGCGTTCCAGCGCGGGACGCCGCAGGCCCTCGCGGCGGAGATCACACGCGTGATCCGGGAGGCCACGGCGGGCGTGCGCACCGAGGTGCGGCGCGAGGTGAGCCGGTTCACCCCGGACGAGGACCTCGTCGACCTGCCCGACCTGGTGCCCGGTGCACCGTCGCTGCGTGACCTGTTCACAGCCGGGCCGCCGGACGACGACCGCGACCAGCAGATGTTCCGCCGGGACTGA
- a CDS encoding ADP-ribosylglycohydrolase family protein, translated as MPGWKIGLDPRDLASVDISLSGWLRGHAIGGALGAAVRFDQPADILKRYGQFGPAQFTNVFGKPGAITSDTQLMLMALDGMVRAHVRATWYERTDPVQEVALAMRRWLVTEQDGWFPRANELFQRRWADRTTVDAIRHFAGTGTFGTIDKPLNRAQGSSALSRAGVAALWSTDLGEVFTLGARIAALTHGHPDAYLAAGAYAVMVQYLLTVKNPVRAIDAARFELTHWKGHEQVHETLSKVVEAQFDPELELGPAAIESFGDSETAVGALAIAARAAISEHRFEYVVGRATTIAGDSATTGALAGGLYGLSGGGSFLPEDLVAQVELSERMVTLAYQARREFSDEPLSSDEFYSWFPFSQQRQPTLSGWTSTTTR; from the coding sequence ATGCCCGGCTGGAAGATCGGCCTCGACCCGCGTGACCTCGCCAGCGTGGACATCTCGCTGTCAGGCTGGTTGCGTGGCCACGCGATCGGCGGCGCGCTCGGCGCGGCGGTCCGGTTCGACCAGCCCGCCGACATCCTGAAGCGGTACGGCCAGTTCGGCCCGGCGCAGTTCACGAACGTGTTCGGCAAACCCGGCGCGATCACGTCGGACACGCAGCTGATGCTGATGGCGCTGGACGGCATGGTCCGCGCGCACGTGCGTGCCACCTGGTACGAGCGGACGGACCCGGTGCAGGAAGTGGCGCTGGCGATGCGCCGGTGGCTGGTGACCGAGCAGGACGGCTGGTTCCCGCGCGCGAACGAGCTTTTCCAGCGGCGCTGGGCGGATCGGACCACGGTCGACGCGATCCGGCACTTCGCCGGGACGGGCACGTTCGGCACGATCGACAAGCCGCTCAACCGCGCCCAGGGCAGTTCCGCGCTGAGCCGGGCGGGTGTCGCGGCGTTGTGGAGCACGGATCTGGGCGAGGTTTTCACCCTCGGTGCCCGGATCGCCGCGCTGACCCACGGCCACCCCGACGCGTACCTCGCCGCCGGTGCGTACGCGGTGATGGTGCAGTACCTGCTGACCGTCAAGAACCCGGTCCGTGCCATCGACGCGGCCAGGTTCGAGCTGACCCACTGGAAGGGCCACGAGCAGGTCCACGAAACCCTGTCCAAGGTCGTCGAAGCCCAGTTCGACCCGGAGCTGGAACTCGGTCCCGCCGCGATCGAGAGCTTCGGCGACAGCGAGACAGCTGTCGGCGCGCTGGCCATCGCGGCCCGTGCGGCCATCTCCGAGCACCGCTTCGAGTACGTGGTCGGCCGGGCCACCACGATCGCGGGCGACAGCGCGACCACCGGAGCACTGGCAGGCGGGCTGTACGGCCTCTCAGGCGGCGGGAGTTTCCTGCCGGAGGACCTCGTCGCACAGGTGGAGCTGAGCGAACGAATGGTCACGCTGGCATACCAGGCCCGCCGCGAGTTCAGCGACGAACCACTGTCGAGCGACGAGTTCTACAGCTGGTTCCCGTTCTCTCAGCAGCGTCAGCCGACCTTGTCGGGGTGGACCTCCACGACGACGCGGTAG
- a CDS encoding response regulator transcription factor, translating to MIRVVLADDEQLTRQAVASLLGLESDLEVVADVDDGAKALMAIAEHKPDVVVLDVEMPAMDGLRVLEMIDTRAIMLTRHARPGVLRQALSLGAKGFLAKTAPAALLADVIRRVHAGMRYVDPEFAAEALAENPCPLTERELEVLRMVDDSRTAPDIAKALNLSAGTVRNYVSSAMTKLGARSRAQAARMARDNGWI from the coding sequence ATGATCCGCGTGGTGCTGGCCGACGACGAACAGCTGACCAGGCAGGCCGTGGCCTCGCTGCTCGGCCTCGAATCGGACCTCGAGGTGGTCGCCGACGTCGACGACGGCGCGAAGGCGCTGATGGCGATCGCCGAGCACAAGCCGGACGTGGTCGTCCTCGACGTCGAGATGCCCGCAATGGACGGCCTGCGGGTACTGGAGATGATCGACACTCGGGCGATCATGCTGACCCGGCACGCCCGTCCCGGGGTGTTGCGCCAGGCGTTGTCGCTCGGGGCGAAGGGATTCCTGGCCAAGACGGCGCCCGCCGCGTTGCTGGCGGACGTGATCCGCCGCGTGCACGCCGGGATGCGGTACGTCGACCCGGAGTTCGCCGCCGAGGCGCTCGCCGAGAACCCGTGCCCGTTGACCGAGCGGGAACTGGAAGTCCTGCGCATGGTCGACGATTCCCGCACGGCACCGGACATCGCCAAGGCGTTGAACCTCTCGGCCGGGACCGTGCGCAACTACGTCTCGTCGGCCATGACGAAGCTCGGCGCGCGCAGCCGTGCCCAGGCCGCGCGGATGGCGCGGGACAACGGGTGGATCTAG
- a CDS encoding sensor histidine kinase: MSETAAIETIRRTTRFMLLFTETVTLMPIFFLLQDRRHWAVFATIAVATVALIAVRVHGTLGRLRGDWVPYPNIRVFGLVGAALAIAALACATGPESSGFCAILVGTTAAEFFVARPLGVATRYVAVVVVMQTAVYGGVLLLVGRGDLIGPFLIGATLMAVALAYSIGLTYRWWEGVLKLEEARRDAAELAATRERLRLAEDLHDILGHALEVVSLKSELAVRLTDPEKSKAEMIEVQRLARSALRDVRALAHGNRPTDFAIELTGARNLLDSAGISCDFDADPAGLSTGERDLFGRVLREAMTNALRHSDPRTCTVSLVVKPDQAVLRIVNDGVAPLRQGDEGSGLAGLTRRVEASGGSFTARNVDPASFEVIASLPR, encoded by the coding sequence GTGTCCGAGACCGCAGCCATCGAGACGATCCGCCGAACAACGCGGTTCATGCTGTTGTTCACCGAGACCGTCACGTTGATGCCGATCTTCTTCCTGCTGCAGGACCGGCGGCATTGGGCTGTGTTCGCCACGATCGCGGTGGCCACCGTCGCGCTCATCGCCGTACGGGTGCACGGCACGTTGGGGCGCCTGCGGGGCGACTGGGTGCCGTACCCGAACATCCGCGTGTTCGGCCTTGTCGGGGCGGCGCTCGCCATCGCGGCTCTCGCGTGTGCCACGGGACCGGAATCGAGCGGGTTCTGCGCGATCCTCGTCGGCACGACGGCGGCCGAGTTCTTCGTGGCCAGGCCACTCGGGGTCGCCACGCGATATGTCGCCGTCGTCGTGGTGATGCAGACGGCGGTCTACGGTGGCGTGCTGCTGCTCGTCGGCCGCGGCGACCTGATCGGCCCGTTCCTGATCGGCGCGACTCTCATGGCCGTCGCGCTCGCGTACAGCATCGGTTTGACGTACCGGTGGTGGGAAGGCGTGCTGAAGCTGGAGGAGGCACGGCGTGACGCGGCCGAGCTCGCCGCCACCCGCGAGCGCCTGCGGCTGGCCGAGGACCTGCACGACATCCTCGGGCACGCTTTGGAAGTCGTGTCGCTCAAGAGCGAACTGGCGGTCCGGCTGACCGACCCGGAGAAGTCCAAGGCCGAGATGATCGAAGTGCAACGCCTAGCGCGCAGTGCTCTGCGGGACGTACGGGCACTGGCCCACGGCAACCGGCCGACCGACTTCGCCATCGAGCTCACCGGCGCGCGCAACCTCCTGGACTCGGCGGGGATCTCGTGCGACTTCGACGCCGACCCGGCCGGGCTGAGCACCGGCGAGCGCGACCTCTTCGGTCGCGTCCTGCGCGAGGCCATGACCAACGCGCTGCGCCACTCCGACCCGCGCACGTGCACGGTTTCCCTTGTGGTGAAACCGGATCAGGCTGTGCTGCGGATCGTGAACGACGGTGTCGCCCCGCTGCGGCAAGGCGACGAGGGCAGCGGTCTCGCCGGGCTGACGCGGCGAGTCGAGGCGTCCGGTGGGTCGTTCACAGCGCGCAACGTCGACCCGGCTTCCTTCGAGGTGATTGCGAGCCTGCCGAGATGA
- a CDS encoding ABC transporter ATP-binding protein, with protein sequence MTRVIPGRDGDDYWLWPRSASLGGMNVIEVSGLAYRYGQFAAVAGVDFTVRQGEIFALLGTNGAGKTTTIELIEGFRKPAGGRVRVFGVDPAADRAAFSARTGVMSQQTGLIGELTVSETLDLWAGLTSRKDSVKSLVDTVGLTSKADVPVDKLSGGERRRLDFALAIWGRPQLVILDEPTTGLDPESRQQLWDTVDHLRDTGTSVLLTTHYLEEAQALADHVAIMHEGRIQLAGTLSEVLSDQPARITAKVPDIGVPRMFGDVTVDNGVFTVQTRDMQADLHELLQWAKENSVRLQDLNATQASLQEIFLSIGKA encoded by the coding sequence ATGACACGTGTCATCCCAGGTCGTGACGGCGACGACTACTGGCTGTGGCCGCGTTCGGCGAGTCTTGGTGGCATGAACGTGATCGAAGTTTCCGGATTGGCCTACCGCTACGGGCAGTTCGCGGCTGTCGCCGGTGTCGACTTCACGGTCCGCCAGGGGGAGATCTTCGCGCTGCTCGGCACGAACGGCGCGGGAAAGACCACCACGATCGAGCTGATCGAGGGGTTCCGCAAGCCGGCAGGCGGCCGGGTACGCGTGTTCGGCGTCGACCCGGCGGCCGACCGGGCAGCCTTCAGCGCGCGCACGGGCGTGATGTCCCAGCAGACCGGGTTGATCGGCGAGCTGACCGTGTCCGAGACCCTCGACCTGTGGGCCGGGCTGACCAGTCGCAAGGACTCAGTGAAGTCCCTTGTGGACACCGTCGGGCTGACCAGCAAGGCGGACGTGCCGGTCGACAAGCTCTCCGGCGGCGAACGGCGCAGGCTGGACTTCGCGCTGGCGATCTGGGGACGTCCGCAGCTGGTGATCCTGGACGAGCCCACCACCGGGCTGGACCCGGAGTCGCGTCAGCAGCTCTGGGACACCGTCGACCACCTGCGGGACACCGGCACATCGGTCCTGCTGACCACGCACTACCTGGAGGAGGCCCAGGCGCTGGCCGACCACGTGGCGATCATGCACGAGGGCCGGATCCAGCTCGCCGGGACGCTGTCGGAGGTGCTGTCCGACCAGCCGGCGCGGATCACCGCGAAGGTGCCGGACATCGGCGTGCCGAGGATGTTCGGCGACGTGACGGTGGACAACGGGGTGTTCACCGTGCAGACCAGGGACATGCAGGCCGACCTGCACGAACTGTTGCAGTGGGCCAAGGAGAACTCGGTGCGGCTGCAGGACCTCAACGCGACGCAGGCGTCGCTGCAGGAGATCTTCCTGTCGATCGGAAAGGCGTGA
- a CDS encoding ABC transporter permease — MVLHLALTELRLLFRKKLTMVSVVVLPAALCAMAYLQLRELPASEWPPQLGFTYVMLLSLSVFLVSTTVFTARRQSLVLQRLRTSELSDNGVFAGIAGPIMAVGLVQSVVYLGFCLAIGAPAPQQAGPILIGLVLGLPTALLAGIVTAAFSRSVEVTQITAIPLLFTALAGSIMTRVDNEVVATIGAALPMAGPGELLARGWSGSLSMVALGATIGWLLVLGVVGQRFFKWEPRQ; from the coding sequence ATGGTTCTCCACCTGGCTTTGACGGAGTTGCGGCTGCTGTTCCGCAAGAAGCTGACCATGGTGTCGGTCGTCGTCCTGCCCGCCGCGCTGTGCGCGATGGCGTACCTGCAACTGCGTGAGCTGCCCGCGTCGGAGTGGCCGCCGCAGTTGGGTTTCACGTACGTGATGCTGTTGTCCCTGTCGGTGTTCCTCGTCAGCACGACGGTGTTCACCGCGCGCAGGCAGTCACTTGTGCTGCAACGGCTTCGGACGTCCGAGCTGTCGGACAACGGGGTGTTCGCCGGGATCGCCGGTCCGATCATGGCGGTCGGCCTGGTGCAGTCGGTCGTCTACCTGGGTTTCTGCCTCGCGATCGGTGCTCCCGCGCCGCAGCAGGCCGGGCCGATCCTGATCGGGCTGGTGCTCGGCCTGCCGACGGCGTTGCTCGCGGGCATCGTGACCGCCGCGTTCTCCCGGAGCGTGGAGGTCACCCAGATCACCGCGATCCCGCTGCTGTTCACGGCACTGGCCGGGTCGATCATGACGAGGGTGGACAACGAGGTGGTGGCCACGATCGGGGCCGCGCTGCCGATGGCAGGCCCGGGTGAGCTGCTCGCCAGGGGGTGGAGCGGCTCGTTGTCGATGGTCGCGCTGGGTGCCACGATCGGGTGGCTGCTGGTGCTCGGGGTCGTCGGTCAGCGGTTCTTCAAGTGGGAACCCCGCCAGTAG
- a CDS encoding DinB family protein: MNWRDQLLEQLEFYWDHSLWPRVRGLTDEEYLWEPVGDMWSIREKPDGTFAIDWQLHPPEPPPVTTIAWRITHIAVGCFGQRAASHFKAEVPTLEITSWPGDADTAVSMLQDTYKAWHGGVKSLSESEFLAPVGEAEPGYAEYPFAALVLHITREVCHHGGEIGVLRDLYRAGLR; the protein is encoded by the coding sequence ATGAACTGGCGCGATCAACTACTCGAGCAGCTTGAGTTCTACTGGGACCACAGCCTCTGGCCACGGGTGCGGGGCCTCACCGACGAGGAGTACCTCTGGGAACCGGTCGGTGACATGTGGAGCATCCGCGAGAAGCCGGACGGCACGTTCGCGATCGACTGGCAGCTCCACCCGCCCGAACCGCCGCCGGTGACCACGATCGCCTGGCGGATCACGCACATCGCGGTCGGCTGCTTCGGTCAGCGAGCCGCCTCGCACTTCAAAGCCGAGGTGCCCACGTTGGAGATCACATCGTGGCCGGGCGACGCCGACACCGCGGTCAGCATGCTGCAAGACACCTACAAAGCCTGGCACGGTGGCGTGAAGTCGCTCAGCGAGAGCGAGTTCCTCGCTCCGGTCGGCGAGGCCGAACCGGGCTACGCCGAGTACCCGTTCGCCGCGTTGGTCCTGCACATCACCCGCGAGGTCTGCCACCACGGCGGCGAAATCGGGGTACTGCGGGACCTTTACCGCGCGGGTTTGCGCTGA
- a CDS encoding helix-turn-helix transcriptional regulator produces MEVVVEPMVERQHALIEQLRARAPRLTSAQTLATDLGVSSRTIERDVARLRAAGLPLRIQTGPGGGYSIDARSLLPPIELTPGEASALVAAIVAVGPFSSATAQTALQKLLNALRAD; encoded by the coding sequence ATGGAGGTCGTGGTGGAGCCGATGGTCGAGCGCCAGCACGCCCTGATCGAACAGCTGCGTGCCCGCGCACCCCGCCTGACCAGCGCACAAACGCTCGCCACCGATCTCGGTGTCAGCTCGCGGACGATCGAGCGCGACGTGGCCAGGCTGCGGGCGGCGGGACTGCCGCTGCGGATCCAGACCGGCCCGGGCGGTGGCTACTCGATCGACGCCAGATCACTGCTGCCGCCGATCGAGCTCACCCCCGGCGAGGCCTCGGCGCTGGTCGCCGCGATCGTGGCGGTCGGGCCGTTCAGCTCGGCGACGGCCCAGACCGCCTTGCAGAAGCTGCTCAACGCGCTGCGTGCCGACTGA
- a CDS encoding carboxylesterase/lipase family protein, protein MSIRTVVLTLVAVAAVGFAGTPAVADGGSGVVRVDSGWLRGKVAEDHVKFSGVPYAEPPVGPRRWRPPADPVSWQGIRDATKPGTPCPQQRLAGTAEDCLYLDVTAPRSKRGGPKPVLVWLYGGAFNSGAAEEFDGTRLATSGDVVVVSMNYRLGALGFLSSPALDGSGGNYGLMDQTAALRWVKRNAARFGGDPGNVTLAGQSAGARAVCAHLASPLSRGLFHRAISQSGACDNEVLTLPAAQAFGAQATEQLGCTAAPDVAACLRGQSVEKLLGTLAGVGFAFNGKVSDRPWNPVAGTPMLPKQPRDAMRDGTAARVPLIVGSTRDEMRMFVSWESNMTAGRYTELVGQTFGGRAGDVLATYPVGDYGSPALAMSAVLSDWGGAIGACPVLRTAEAAHQPVYAYEFAEDSGQVTETGFPQGSYHGLDLPYLWDLDMAQNPYPPLTAKQERLSAKMIGYWSAFARTGNPNGPGRPHWPKGTVIKLSSDGIAPTPFAAEHRCGFWARVSRHAAR, encoded by the coding sequence ATGTCGATTCGTACTGTTGTCCTTACGCTGGTCGCGGTGGCGGCCGTGGGTTTTGCCGGTACTCCCGCGGTTGCCGATGGTGGTTCAGGTGTTGTCCGGGTTGACTCGGGCTGGTTACGCGGCAAGGTCGCCGAGGACCACGTGAAGTTCTCCGGTGTTCCTTACGCGGAGCCGCCGGTGGGGCCGCGGCGGTGGCGTCCGCCCGCTGATCCGGTTTCCTGGCAAGGCATCCGTGACGCCACGAAGCCGGGGACCCCCTGTCCGCAGCAACGTCTTGCAGGTACTGCTGAGGACTGCCTCTACCTCGATGTCACTGCGCCGCGGTCGAAGCGCGGTGGACCGAAGCCGGTGCTGGTCTGGTTGTACGGCGGTGCGTTCAATTCCGGTGCTGCCGAGGAGTTCGACGGCACGAGGCTGGCGACGTCCGGCGACGTGGTTGTCGTGAGCATGAACTACCGGTTGGGGGCGCTTGGTTTCCTTTCCTCGCCCGCACTTGACGGGAGCGGCGGGAACTACGGCCTGATGGACCAGACTGCCGCGCTGCGCTGGGTGAAGCGCAATGCGGCCAGGTTCGGGGGCGATCCGGGAAACGTGACGTTGGCTGGGCAGTCCGCGGGGGCCCGTGCGGTGTGTGCCCACCTTGCATCGCCGCTGTCCCGAGGCTTGTTCCACCGGGCGATCTCGCAGAGCGGTGCCTGTGACAACGAGGTGCTGACGTTGCCTGCGGCGCAGGCGTTCGGTGCGCAGGCGACAGAGCAGCTTGGTTGTACGGCGGCGCCCGATGTTGCCGCTTGTCTGCGTGGGCAAAGCGTGGAGAAGCTGCTCGGAACGTTGGCCGGCGTGGGATTCGCGTTCAACGGCAAGGTCAGTGACCGGCCGTGGAATCCCGTTGCGGGCACACCGATGTTGCCCAAGCAGCCGAGGGATGCGATGCGTGACGGAACAGCGGCACGGGTTCCGCTGATCGTCGGCAGCACGCGTGACGAGATGCGCATGTTCGTTTCGTGGGAATCGAACATGACGGCGGGGAGGTACACCGAGTTGGTGGGCCAGACGTTCGGCGGGAGGGCTGGCGACGTGCTGGCCACGTATCCTGTCGGCGATTACGGCAGCCCGGCGCTTGCGATGTCCGCGGTGCTCAGCGACTGGGGCGGGGCGATCGGCGCCTGCCCGGTGTTGCGCACTGCCGAGGCGGCGCATCAGCCGGTCTACGCCTACGAATTCGCCGAGGACAGCGGGCAGGTCACCGAAACCGGTTTTCCGCAGGGCTCGTACCACGGCTTGGACCTGCCCTACCTCTGGGATCTCGACATGGCCCAGAACCCGTATCCGCCGTTGACCGCCAAGCAGGAAAGGTTGTCAGCCAAGATGATCGGCTACTGGTCGGCGTTCGCGCGGACGGGCAACCCGAACGGTCCCGGCCGTCCGCATTGGCCGAAGGGCACCGTGATCAAGCTGTCGTCCGACGGCATCGCGCCGACGCCGTTCGCCGCCGAGCACCGCTGCGGCTTCTGGGCGCGGGTCAGTCGGCACGCAGCGCGTTGA